The sequence atggaTTTTTCAATCACATCCCAGGCTCGTGTAATTTCTGGAATGAGTAAAAAATTGGCAAGCATATTGTAAATGCATCACAGAAGGGCTTTTTGTAACTTGAAACACTATCTTCATATTTGGGATAGGGAGTAGGGTCAAATTAAAGGCTTatttaaaaacctttttttttaatttagtaattttcaaCGCAGTGGTTTTCTTTTTATCTCAATCGAGGAGAAATAAAAGGTTATATTATCGTAAGATTTAGTAATTTTGCATCATTAAAACTTTGATTGGtatgaaaattaaacataatatgaacgCACAATATTCGTTCTTGTCTCGTTTTATAGTGGTTCACATACACATGTAATAAGGGTCGatacaaactataaatatcCATAATTTTATTCTCTCTCTGCCATCagctaaaaatattgtttaacggTTTAACCCTTTTAGTAATACTGTGAATAAGCAGTGTACGATGGActggtataatatacatacgtacCATTTCACTGTGATGAGATCACACATTCTGTATTTTTTCCCAGCTTATAGATTACTGACTAACTTGATTGTTAATTCTACTTAAAATTAGTGCTAATGCTAATTTCGCATCATACAGAATTGAGTCTTCACCATACAACAAACcattttcaaacaatataattttgatttatttagttattcaactacctatattagtagttgtatacatatatatatatgctatatactatatatactacatatatatgcTACTATATTTTGCTTAAGTCTTTAGTtgtcatacatttattatgttataaattataacagaacattcataacattttaatgaatataatcataataaattaggttttttttctaattaaaactttttaatgcattttcaacataatattcagttgtattttcttacataattataaatatacttacttagttatttttatgacctaaaaatcttaaattatattaattttatgttataataatattatgacattaataatgttttattaggaTTTAAactctaataattttataaattatgtccatgttcataatattattattaaatggtaaaaattaaatttataaataaaacaataagttaggttatgacaaattataatatatcggattttgttttatacacatttttcgtattgtacaaaataaacacCAATGCCTAAACGTAACGCTAATAAATTACACATAGGTAACTAAGTCATAGATGTAATAATATGCGTGACAGAGTGttgttttttatcaataacCATTAGCCGAATATGTGTCTAATAAATCGAAGATCAATATAACGCGGCACAAgtaacaactattaaaatattttcattaattttcttATCAGTTCACTGTAACCATGATTCAATTGTAGTATTATTCCTATTTATAGTGCTATtacaaaatatgacataataaataataaaattagaaataattattccaCTAATTACCGAAAAAACaattaactactattaattattataattatgttatgttcTTTATCTAAACAAACGTGCAATATACCGGTACAAATTGCGTTTACaatttccaatattttaattggtcaagggttaattttaaatatattaatttgttatccaATAATTGAAATGCGAATGATTGTCACTATGTGTTTCTATGTGTTTAGTAAACTAGTAAGCTGACTCATATCACTCATATGagtatcttttatattatacaatataattgttctaataatattattattcagaacCATGAACTGAATTTATTTTctcattaaaatgaattaaaaattatagttttcttaatttgttacaaaatattttagaaacgaAACTCAAATAAAACGTTCTTAGTCCATTTAgacactataataaattatttaattacccaAAAATCACCAAACCTTACCTAAACTATTGttaagataatattgttatacagttTCATTGATGAATGGTTTATTTGACGAGTTTGATTTACCAAtaccaataatacatttaatttaatttataatacgtactATGATGCGAGTTTGATTTGTgtaataatacgatttatatttCAGACTGGATAATTACAGGTaggagataataataattagtcacAATAATTACGGGTAGAAAATTTAGGATTTTTCAGAATATACACCGATGTTTATATCAATAAAGcactcatttatttaaaatttcattattttttaggaccataatataggtacttgtttaatcataaatcataaaaattaaactttcagAATTATTTATTCCAGCCTTAtttcttacattttaattttgaatttgaaactCATATCGCTGTTAAAGAAGTATAtcctttaattattaattattgttaaagcCTGTCGTTTACGTCTTTGCGAAGCATAGTATGAGAAAATTAGtccaattacaatattaaaagagGCGTACAATGATTAAAATTCACAATCTAGATGTTGGTTTAAACTTCAAGTTATTGTTTAGCTTGCCTTATTTACCATCACATCTAGTTTCTgatgcattttttaaaacaatggcAACTTTTCTAgatgaaaaactattttaatcttTTGCTGATAACATATAAGATCATTGAAGAACTTATTGAAACAACCGGataactacatatttttaaaaaataaaaaacaattataattatttatataggtttttGCACCTGGGTGCAACAAGTGGATAtcgaatattattgttttttaatatcaataaatatttaactttcaagtataattcaaatatatgtaatttttagttATCGACTAATAACACGTCgaactattgtaataatataatacaatatcctTAGGAGGCGATTTTCCGAGtgaaggaatttttttttataaattcctaTTGGAGAAAATAATCCGGGGACTAGATTGTATATTGTAGTTTTGCTGTAATTACACGTTTTTCAACGTTGACACATTTGGCGATTTTCTATTTAAggccaaatatttttttcttataattcaaCACTgaaatgttgaaattaaaaaaataaattataactatgtatCCAGAAAATGTGTTACGAAAAAGTAAGTGCGTAGTTTTATAGTATCAGTAAAAGACCTTCAccctaatattattgtgataataatcatagtaaaataaataataataataataataacacgccGTGCAatgaaatagtttaattaatgaATACTATTAAACAAACACAATGTAGTGTTTTTTCTCTGAATTTTTAGACTTAGTTCATAGGGCGAAAGTCCGTATTACGTTATACCAATATGGTAAcatttacacaaatataataataattactatatggTCATCGTGGGTGGATGCTGCGCTATCATCTATTTTTGACGCAAACGAACTCGccgtacgtaataatataatctctaATTAGTATTCGATCGTATGTAAcgataataggtaattaaaataatgtatgtcgAAATGAAACCGTTCAAACATATCAATCGTCCAGATAAACTCCAACAATATCAgatagttataaatgtaaaCTTCTTGTAGGTAGCATAATATGAGTTATATGAGTTTATATGACAAATATggcaatatttattatgattgataAAACAATgagtataacttataaatgcTCTCCGACGatgctaataatattgttatccaGTCAAAAAACCTTTGATCCAAATGGTTGCAGTATTAtctcataatatatgtatatattgtcgctatttattactatttatcatattattataatgtgatatataatagattgttaaaaatatatatttatttttttttgtctatatttTAGTGGTCCACAGTCTTTTTGTATTATTCAGACTTTTTGACTTGAACATAGGTACCTGTTAGAATAATGGCCGTTTCTACAAGtcgacaattatttataaacgtcACGCCAAGTTAGAATTATTGTACAAGTTGTTTTTGTTATAACATGCTGTATCCCGAGAAACACGATTTCTGACTATCTATAACCTATATTCATATAACCTTCACCTTTCCACGTGATTTTAAGTGGGAATTGAAAACGACGGGtcaagttaatttaataagtataatattttatataaataatgtaattataaaaataaacataatagtttaggattatacatttaaataaacttaaaattactttaaaacagTTTatcattaacttaaaaattaatatatgcaATAACTTTTGATGTGCAATAAGAGAACATTTGTATAGTCTATAGGTTAGGTGTGAATTGTTAGTTTTATTGATTTGAACTCAGACGTCTGAATAGGTTGTCAATTTGCTCTTGTATATCGTTTGGCAAATCTTTGTCTACCTGTTCATACAAAAAATTTGCTACTTCTTTGGCCTGAAaacgtgaaataatattatgatataattaagcGTATACATGAATGAAACGAGCATAATTAACACCGCAGAAATATGAATGATGACTTACCTCTTCCCTCCAAAAGTCGATAGGGACGGAAAACAGCCCGTCAAAGTCCACGTTTAGTCCATGGACGTCGAACGATTCGGGGGTAGGTACATAACCGATGGGCGTCGGTCGGGCCGTGAAGGGTTCGCTGTCTATCCGGCGCAAAATCCAGTCCAAAACGCGACAGTTTTCACCATATCCTGGCCACATATATTTTCCCTGTTTGGACACACGTAAAGTAAtcattaatatgaattaattaataataatgtacattgaGTGATGATGGTAATGCAAATCTTAACACACAATTCATCATATGGATAAACGGTAGATTTTAGGTTAAGttccataaaaaatattcctatttgtatatatatatatatattaaattacatattgcaATGTATAGTCAATATTACGAAAAACAATTGTGTATTTCTATAAtagatgtattaataattatatatttcttagttttttttttttaaatttaattacatatttataattaaacgttTTCGCAATGGTTAACAAGGACTAAACTATGTTGTAtagattaaaaacataattctcGTTTTGTTTTtggtcaaaatcaaaatatgtaataaattacgcTGGTCGTGGACCACCGATACGGGACTGCGGGTATTAGAGCAATGTACTCACTTGGTCATCTTTTCGGAACCAGTTGACGTGGAATACTTTAGGCACCTTGACGTTGGGTGACGCTGTCTCCATTGACAGCCAGTGCTGCAGGTAGTGTCCAAAGTTATATCCGAAAAATGGCCGCATGGCAAACGGGTCGTGCATGATGTCCTTGCCCTTATGTTCTGCAGCTGCAGTGGCTTCAGACTTCATGGAAGCACCGACGTACACCCCATGTTTCCAGTCAAACGCCTCGTATACCAGAGGCACGCCAGATGGACGTCTGCCGCCGAACAAGATGGCGTCGATTGGTACACCGTCTGGAGACTGCCAATTAGGGTCGATAATCGGACACTGTTCAGCTGGTGTGCAAAACCTACAGAGAGAGCGCGAGTCCTTTGTAATACGGAAATTTATCAAGGTAGCCATTTACTAGCaacaattgtttttaagataaagactaaaggtattttattttttctattgctattttcttgtaataatataattagattaaatGAGAATTTTAAGAACATAGATTTTTCAtgcttataatttgaaatattttttaaagttatcgaTGATCAAGAATCGagagttaatttaatatatatatatattttttttatatgccttAACTTTTAAGGTTATTGgtgtttctaaaatatattacattttatttattgtttaatcgtATTATAGCCAATaagtataaattgattaaaaaataaataaataaataaataaatatttttaaagctgagTTTAGTAAATATTGTTCTTTaccagtaaatatattatttgttaactatattaacttattattgacTTAACCAACTTAAGTCAATTTTTGAGCTTTtggtaaatatatcattataagcaTCTTAGTACCTACTaggaaatgtatattaaattcaaaaatcgagaaaaaaaataaaatattgtgtatattatctAGAATACTATAAAATCTGAATTTTTTCCAGAACtagaaatgttttaaatttaaaatcgttttcGGTCATCATATCATACGGCATTCGACTTTTTTcactttattacaatataaacactCACCTGGAATTCGGGTGCGCGGCTGGTGTGCCGCCGGGGGTCCATGGGTTGCCCTGCCAGTCTGCAGTGACTGTAACTCCGGGATCCAGTTTATCCATCCCTTCCCAATACACGCCACCATCGCTGGTTTGTGCTACATTGGTAAATATCGTATTCTCAAACACCGTGTCCATGGCCACAGGGTTTGTAGTCCTGGATGTGCCGGGCGCCACACCGAAGAATCCAAATTCTGGGTTAATGGCCCTCAACTGTCCGTTCCGGTCAAACCGCATCCATACGATGTCATCACCCACACACTCCACTTTGTAACCTGGAAGTGTGGGTTGCATCATCGCCATGTTGGTCTTGCCACAGGCACTAGGGAACGCGGCCACCACGTACCGTTTCCGTCCCTTCGGATTAGTCACGCCCAAGAtctgttgtatataataataaataatttatcataaatttcaGCTATACGTTTCGGCAACTagaaatgtcaaaaaaaatcgaaaataaagtCTTGCAATCTAAAAATGGCATTTGAATTGTGGCGGCCGTGATGAGaagatcatattattttttaccgtaCCGCCGTCGAAGAATCGTATttcttatatcattaaaatattatattattattcattactaaatACTAACCAGCATATGTTCTGCAAGCCAACCCTCGCGATGAGCTATTGACGAACCAATTCTTAAAGCGAAACACTTCTTGCCCAGTAGCGAGTTGCCGCCATATCCGCTTCCATAACTAATGATTTCGTCCATCTCGGGTCTGCAAAAATCGTAGGTACACGTTAACCTCacctaatgtatattattcaaacctATCAccttattataacaaaattcttTAACGAACTAGCTAAAATTATTGACacgtgttaataatttatttatttatttattaattaattaattatttttttatttttgtattttcaaggtattcaatttaatttctaGACCCTTATGATAATCAAACGTaagtcttataatttatattcttaattgtataattccttattttcaaaatgtttggaaaaaaatataaaccgaATGATCCacggtatttgtattttatataaattactctATCATACGTCATattacatacttacataattatatcacaaaatgtctattaagtttaaattaataggtataataattaaataatattaaaataaatatattgaatacttGTGGTATCATTTAATGCTTACTTAATCTCGTTAAACCGTTTAATAGGCTGTAAAAGGAGAACGATTTAGACGATATTTTAGAGTATGTATAAGTAGTTTCGCTCTTATCAAGTctatatatatctttattatttaatacaaagtgTTTActgtcataatttttttaattaattaaatatttctgcgtcaatgatataatgatattgatTCATTGAAAAAACTAAGGCATGCAACAATATGatgtatagagtataatatttcaaaggTAGGAGTGTATAGACATATGGTAATAGACTATTATGAAactttaataaatgaatattatattataataggtatactgaCTTGTGCAGGATGATGGTACGGTCGGGGTCACAGGGCCAATGCGGGTGTTGGACTAGACCATCAGCAGGACGGCCAACTGAATGTAAGGCCTTAACGAAGTAACCCACACCGCTGCCACTATCGTCAGGAAAGTCAAGTTTTTCCAACACCTTTGTGCCGATCCTGGTCATGATACGCATAGAGCACACGACGTACGCCGAGTCCGTGAGTTGGACTCCAAGTTTTGAGTAAGGCGAGTCCAGAGGTCCCATGCTGAATGGTATAACATACATGGTCCTACCCTCCATACATCCTGGGAACCGTTCAGCGACCGCGCTGTCCGCTTCCTCCAGACTCATCCAGTTTCCCAGCATCCCCTTAACCGAACCCCTTGGCACATTAACTGCGTCTCTCTTGTTTGTGGTACATATGAACGTCCGACTCTCCACCCTAGCAACGTCCCTGGGACTGCTCCTGGCCAAAAAACTGCAAGGAAAGGTATCATTGGTTAGATCGCGGTTAAGAACCTTTATACAATGTGTTTGTAGTACAAACAGTGGTTAGGAAATTAATTGTCCCAGTAGCCCCGAAAAAAATTCAACGAAAAGTAATTTATccttttacacaaaatattcacttttttcagtaaaaaaagaagtaatttttaaaattactgaacttattttctttttttatcacGATGATATTGGTATTGCAATATTGGTGCTCTATCATTATCTCAAACTCGCAAAAcactaaataagtttttaattttacatgatAACACAATATTAACATGAGTTTACTTTGTTACGCTTATTTTGTGAGTTGAAAACTGAAATATATTTCCATACCAATACcaaatgataaatcataataactgatttgttttcaaaacgctttgataactacaataatagtacctaattaaataatttattattattattattatttgaatcgaAACGTTGTGTTTCTATCGCGCGCGCGAGGTGAAATGTCAGCGAGTATTCTTTGgcgtgtaattatttaaaatttgtcttattttcttatagattatattttttaactcattggtaagtatattactattataacccGCCAACCATAATAGTTAGTGTAAcctacattatactattatcaaatttaaataattaataatcaacgattaaaatatagttaaattattttattgattaattgtatAATGCGAGTTTGATAAACACAACAatgttattatctttttttacgACCAGtggttataaattgtttaaggaC is a genomic window of Rhopalosiphum padi isolate XX-2018 chromosome 4, ASM2088224v1, whole genome shotgun sequence containing:
- the LOC132928980 gene encoding phosphoenolpyruvate carboxykinase [GTP]-like, encoding MPDFDSIGGEEVSSCMPKIHLQWASGSQPVRKLSVVSLLPNKVKDFVEDSVRLCRPSNLYICDGSEAENTMLIERLLENNTIIPLPKYKNCFLARSSPRDVARVESRTFICTTNKRDAVNVPRGSVKGMLGNWMSLEEADSAVAERFPGCMEGRTMYVIPFSMGPLDSPYSKLGVQLTDSAYVVCSMRIMTRIGTKVLEKLDFPDDSGSGVGYFVKALHSVGRPADGLVQHPHWPCDPDRTIILHKPEMDEIISYGSGYGGNSLLGKKCFALRIGSSIAHREGWLAEHMLILGVTNPKGRKRYVVAAFPSACGKTNMAMMQPTLPGYKVECVGDDIVWMRFDRNGQLRAINPEFGFFGVAPGTSRTTNPVAMDTVFENTIFTNVAQTSDGGVYWEGMDKLDPGVTVTADWQGNPWTPGGTPAAHPNSRFCTPAEQCPIIDPNWQSPDGVPIDAILFGGRRPSGVPLVYEAFDWKHGVYVGASMKSEATAAAEHKGKDIMHDPFAMRPFFGYNFGHYLQHWLSMETASPNVKVPKVFHVNWFRKDDQGKYMWPGYGENCRVLDWILRRIDSEPFTARPTPIGYVPTPESFDVHGLNVDFDGLFSVPIDFWREEAKEVANFLYEQVDKDLPNDIQEQIDNLFRRLSSNQ